The following nucleotide sequence is from Devosia salina.
ATCCTCAGCAATGATTTCGAGGCCCTGCGCACGATCAATGCGGCCGCCCAGGAATGCGCCTCCGATGCGGTCACGGTGACCGCAAATGCCACGGCCGAGCACAAGGAAATCCAGGTGCCGGCACTGACCATCAACCCGGCCGAATATACGGTCGCCATGGTGGCCAACAATTCCATCGTGCCACTGCTCAACGACGACCTGATCCGGCCGCTCGACGACCTGGTGGCCAAGTATGGCCAGGACCTGCAGCCCAGCCAGCTGGTCAAGATCGACGGCAAGATCATGGCCATCGCCTTCATGGGCAATGGCCAGCACATGTTCTATCGCAAGGACATCCTGGAAAAGGCCGGGGTCGAGCCGCCCAAGAGCTATGACGACGTGCTCGCCGCGGCTGCAGCCATCAAGGAGGCGGGCCTGATGGAGTATCCGCTGGCCGCCTCGGTCAAGCCCGGCTGGGATCTGGCTGCCGAATTCGTCAATGACTATCTGGGCACGGGCGCGGAATTCTTTGCACCCGGCAGCGCCGAGCTGACCATCGACAACGAGAACGGCCTGGCGGTTCTCAAGGTCATGCGCGACATGACCGCCTATATGGATCCCGACTACCTCACCTACGACGCCACCGAAATCCAGAAGGAATACGAGGCCGGCAAGGTTGCCATCATGAACGAATGGGGCTCGCTGGCCGGGGCCGTTCTCGATGATGAAGGCGCCGTGGACGGCGTGGTGGAAAACACCGTTCTCGCAGCGGCGCCCACCATTGCCGGTGGGTCCATCCCGGCAGCGGCGCTGTGGTGGGACGGCTTCACCATCGCCAAGAACATTTCCGATGCGGATGCCGAGGCGTCGTTCCAGGCCATGGTCCACGGCATTTCGCCCGACATGATGATGGCCAACAAGGATGTCGCCACCTGGCTGATCGCCGGCTATGAGCCCGGCCCGGCCGCAGTCGGGGTGATCGCCAACGCCAATGGCGGCGCGCGGCCCTACCCGATGCAGCCCTATATGGGCCTGCTGCACACAGCGCTCTCCACCGAGCTGGCCGAGTTCATGGCCGGCAGCGAAGACGCCGAACAGGCCCTGGCCGACGTCAAGGCAGCCTATGACACGGCCGCCCGCGGGGCCGGCTTCCTCCAGTAGGTCCTCCCTCGGACGTGCTGCGCCTCCTCCCGTCCGCGGGAGGGGGCAACCCGATCGGCGTGCGCTCCCAGGCCGCCGGCGCCACAGGGGGAACACCGGGCTTTGCACGACGGGCCCGCCGTTCCATTCTTGCCGCTGACAGGCGAAGCGATTTGAGGAGGCGGGCATGCCGCACAAGACATTCTTTGCTTTCATCCTGCCCTCGCTGATCGCCATGGTGCTGTTCATCGCCCTGCCGATCGTCTCGGTCGTGGTGCAGTCGCTCTATGTCAGCCATGAACAGATCCTGGTGGAAGTCGAGAACTGCCAGCCATTCGGCGGTTGCACCAAGGAACTTCGGGTCGACTCCGCCGCCACGGCCGCCTTGCGCGAAGACCAGCCGCTGGGCCGCTTCAATGGCCTGGGCACCTATGTCAACCGCGCGCACCTGGCCACCAGCGAGCTGGGCGCGATCCTTGCTACCCAAGCCGGCCCCGGCGAGAAGTTCGCACAGATCCTCAACCTGCCTTTCTACAAGGCGCTGATCTTTACCCTGGTCTACTGCTTCGTGGTGACGCCGCTGGCCATGGCTCTGGGCTTTGCCATCGCGCTCGCGGTCAATGCCCTGCCCAAGTTCACCAAGGGCCCCATCATCTTCTTCTCGCTCCTGCCCATGATCATCACGCCGCTGATCGGTTCGCTGATCCTCTATTGGATGCTGAGCCCCAATGGCGTGCTGGGCGCCACCATCCAGCACATCTTCAGCGACCCGACCCTGTCGCTGCGCGCCTCGCCAGCGCTGACCTGGGGAGCGCTGCTGACCTATGGCGTCTGGACCAATGCGCCCTTCTCCTTCGTGGTCTTCTATGCCGGGCTGCAGACCGTGCCGGGCGACACGCTGGAATCGGCCATGATCGACGGCGCCTCGCGCTGGGAGCGTGTCCGCTATGTCATCATTCCCCATCTCGCGCCGCTCGCCACCTTCGTGGCGCTGGTGCAGCTGATGGACAATTTCCGCGTCTTCGAGCCGATCGTGGGCTTCTCTGCCGAGGCCAATGCGACCTCGCTGAGCTGGCTGATCTACAACGATCTGAGCGGGGACTCGCAGCAGTTCGGTTCGGCGGGCGCCACCTCGGTGCTGACCATCCTGGGTGTTGTCGTCCTCCTCTCGCCGGTGCTGGTGCGCACCTGGCGCGAATTCAAGCACAAGGCGGTTTGATCATGTCCGAAGCAATGGCCCACAAACGCCCGGTTCTGCTCAATACGCTGATCTACGGATTCATCGTCCTCTGGGTGATCCTGGCGGCCGTGCCTTTCCTGTGGACGGTCTGGGGATCGTTCAAGGTGGAGGCGGACTTCTTCTCCCGCGAGAGCTGGTGGAACGCCATTTTCGGCACCACCACCATTCGTCAGACCGGCGAGGCCTTTACCGGCGCGGGCTATTACGGCGCCTGGGTGATACGCGATTTCTGGCGGGCCGCGCTCAATACGGTCATCGTCACCATCAGCGTCACCGCCATTTCACTGACCCTGGGCACCTTGGGCGGCTATGCCCTGGCCCGCTCTGGCCGCAATTACGCGTTCTGGATCCTGATCGCTGCGCTCGTGTTCCGCGCCATGCCGCATATCACGCTGGTCTCCGGCTATCTGCTGCCCTTCTTCCAGCTCAATATCTGGGGCGTGCTGCCGACCTCGATCATCGTGCTTGTGGCGATCAACCAGCCCTTCACGCTCTGGATGCTGCACTCGTTTTTCCTCTCAATCCCCAAGGATCTCGACGAAAGCGCCATGGTGGATGGCTGCACCCGGTTCCAGGCCTTTCGCATGGTGATCATCCCGGTCATGTGGCCCGGCGTGGTGACGACGGCGCTGTTCAGCTTCCTGCTTGGCTACAATGATTTCGCGGTGACCGCGATGCTGCTGAGCGCCGACAACCAGACCATGGTGCCCAAGATCTCGAGTTTCCTAGGCTCCATCCAGGAGACCGGCAATGTCATGTACGCGGTGGCGGCCGTGGTCTCGGCTACCGTGCCGCTCTTCATCCTCGTGCTCTTCTTCCAACGCCAGATCGTCAGCGGCCTCACCGCAGGCGCAGTGAAAGGCTGATCCCCATGGCGCAGATCCGTCTCAAGAATGTCTCCAAGCGCTGGAACAACTTCATCGGCGTCGATAATTTCAACCTCGATATCGCCGACCAGGAATTCCTGGTCCTGCTGGGGCCTTCGGGCTGCGGCAAGACCACGACCATGCGCATGATCGCCGGGCTCGAGGAGATCACCGAGGGTGAAATCTGGATCGGCGACCGGCTGGTCAACAAGCTCGAACCCAAGGATCGCGACATTTCCATGGTGTTCCAGAGCTATGGGCTCTACCCGAACATGACGGTCTACGAGAACATCCGCTTTCCGCTCAAGGTCCGGAAGGTACCCCAGGACCAGCATGATGAACGGGTCATGAAGGCAGCTCGAATGGTGGAGCTGGAGCCGTTCCTGGACCGGCGTCCGGCGGCCCTGTCCGGCGGGCAGCGCCAGCGCGTCGCCCTGGCCCGGGCCATCGTGCGCGAGCCCAATGCCTTCCTGATGGACGAGCCGCTGTCCAATCTCGATGCCAAGCTGCGGGTTTCAACCCGCGCCCAGATCAAGAACCTGCACCACGCACTCAAGACCACCACCATCTATGTGACCCACGACCAGATCGAGGCCATGACCCTGGCCGACCGCGTGGTGGTGATGAACAAGGGCGTGGTGCAGCAGGTCGGCACGCCCATGGAGATTTATGACCGGCCGGCCAATACCTTCGTCGCCAGCTTCATCGGCTCACCGGCCATGAACCTGGTCGCCGGCACGATCAGCAAAGGGGTCTTCACCAGCGAGGGCATCCGTATCGAAGGCCTGCCACAGGGCGTCGACGGCGCTGTCACGCTTGGCTTCCGGGCGGAAGACGCCAGCCTCGCCGAAACCGAGGGACAGATCGAGGCACCCATCTATACCGTTGAACTGCTGGGTGAGGCCACCATGCTCTCCATGCGGGTCGCCGGCGAACTGGTGTCCATCAAGGTGGGCAAGGACTATCGCGCCGAAATCGGCGATCGCGCCCGCATTGCCATCCCGGCCTCGGCCTGCCATCTGTTCGACCAGGCTAGCGGCACGCGGATCGGAGCATAGGCAATGGCGCGGGAAACCGCTTTCGAGGACCGCGTCAGGGCAGCGCTCGATGAGCATGGAATTGCGGTGTCGGCCGTCGAAGAGGCGGGGCTGCTGCACCTGGCCGCCTGGATGCACGATGGCGTGCAGAGGCTGGACCTGGCCGGCCAACCCCCCGTGGACCACCAGGTGCTCGACCTGCCAATTTCCGAGTTGGGGCAGCGGCTGCGCGACGGACGGCTGAGCGCCGTGGCCCTGGTCCGGGCGACCCTGGCCCGCATCGCTGCCCGCGACCCCGACATCCTGAGTTTCTATCGCGTCCTAGCCGAAACGGCGCTGCGCGAGGCCGAGGCCGCCGATGCGGATCTGGCCGCCGGCATCGACCGCGGACCGCTCCATGGCATCCCGGTCGGCATCAAGGACCTGATCGATGTTGCCGGTGTGCCGACGACCGCCAATGCGCCGGGCCGTGCCGATGCCCTTGCCGAACAGGACGCGGAAGTGGTGCGGCGGCTGCGCGCGGCGGGCGCCATCATCATGGGCAAGCTCGCCACCTATGAATGGGCCACGGTCGGGCCAGACAGGCGGGGCCTCTTCCCGCCGGCCCGCAATCCCTGGAACCCCGAGCATATCACCGGCGGTTCGTCCTCGGGCTGCGCGGCCGCAGTGGCCGGAGGGATGCTGCGCATCACCGTGGGCACCGACACCGGCGGATCGGTGCGGGGGCCATCCTTCTATTGCGGCACGGTCGGGCTCAAGCCCACCTTTGGCCTGGTCCCGACCGATGGTGTGCTCGAACTGGCGCCCAGCCTCGATCATATCGGGCCGATCGCCGCCAGCACCGCCGAGGCCGCCCTGACCCTGGATGTGCTGGCCGGGCTGAGCGGCGAGCGCAGCGCAATGCGGCGCCTTGGCGAGCCGGTCTCGGGCCTGCGGATCGGCTATGCGCGCGACTGGTTTGCCAGCGATGCGCAAACCATGCCGGCTGTGCGGGACGCCGTGGACGCCGCAGTCTCGACGCTGTCGGGGCAGGGCGCACTCGTTACCGAGGTCGCGCTGCCGGACTACCCGGATGTCGAGGTGGCGGTGGCCGCCATTCTTCATGCCGAAAGCTTTCGGCTGCACGCGACTGCGCTGCGCGATCACCCCCAGGCCTATGGCCGCCGCGCCTTCCTCAGCCTTGCGGCGGGGGTGGCGCTGAGCGGCGATGAGGTGGACAAGGCCCGTGCCGCAGGCAGGGCTTTCCGCGCCGCCGTCGACGACCTGCTCGACCAGCACGACGTGCTGATCACAGTGGGGGCGCTGACCACGGCCTTGCCGGCGGCGCCCTTCGAGAAGGAGGCCCAGTGGACGCCGATGCGCACCATCGGCTTCAACGTCTCGGGTCACCCCGTGCTCGCCCTGCCTGTCGGTTTCCATCAGGGATTGCCTATCGGCATGCAGATCGTGGGGCGGCATCATGCCGAGGCGCTGGTGGTCCAGTTCGGCCATGCGATCGAGGTGGCCACCGATTTCGCCCTGCAGCGGCCCCCGGGCCTCCGCTGACCAACAAAACGCGTGCTGACGCACATCACAATCTTGCATTTTTGCATACGTATGCAGTAGCATTCATCGAACGGAGAGGGGATCTCATCATGCCAACCTGGCTCAAGCGCGGTAAGGATGTCGAAGAGCGTGCCGAGGCGGATCGCCAGGTCCGCGCCACGGTGGAGGCCATCCTGGCCGACATCGAGAAGCGCGGCGACGCGGCGATACGCGAGCTCTCGCTCAAATTCGACAAATGGGAGCGCACCGACTTCCGGCTGAGCCAGCAGGAAATCGACGCCTGCAAGGCAGAACTGACCGATCAGGACCTCGCCGACATCGAATTTGCCCAGGCCCAGGTGCGCAATTTTGCGCAGAAGCAGAAGGATACGATGCTCGATCTCAGCGTCGAGACCCTGCCGGGCGTGACGCTGGGGCACCGCCACGTGCCGATCAATGCCGTTGGCTGCTATGTGCCGGGCGGCAAATATCCCCTGCTGGCCTCTGCCCATATGTCGGTGCTGACCGCCAAGGTCGCAGGGTGCCCGCGCGTCATTACCTGCGCGCCGCCCTTCAATGGCAGGCCGGCCCCGGCCATTGTCGCGGCGCAGGCCATGGCCGGTGCGGACGAGATCTATGTGCTGGGCGGCATCCAGGCGATCGGCGCCATGGCCATCGGCACCGAGAGCATCGAGCCGGTCGACATGCTGGTGGGGCCGGGCAACGCCTTCGTGGCCGAGGCCAAGCGCCAGCTCTATGGCCGCGTCGGCATCGACCTGTTTGCCGGCCCGACTGAAACCCTGGTCATCGCCGACGAAACGGTGGATGGCGAACTCTGCGCCACGGACCTTCTAGGCCAGGCTGAACACGGCCCGACATCCCCGGCAATCCTGCTGACGAATTCGGAAAAGCTGGCGCGCGAAACCATGGCCGAGATCGAGCGGCTGCTCGACATCCTGCCCACCGCCGACATGGCCCGCAAGTCCTGGGCGGACTATGGCGAGGTGATCGTCTGCGAGAGCTATGAGGAAATGCTGGCCGAAGCCGACCGCATTGCCTCCGAGCACGTGCAGGTGATGACCGACCGGGATTTCTGGTTCCGCGACAACCTCACCAATTTCGGCGCCCTGTTCCTGGGGCCGCGCACCAATGTGG
It contains:
- a CDS encoding carbohydrate ABC transporter permease, yielding MSEAMAHKRPVLLNTLIYGFIVLWVILAAVPFLWTVWGSFKVEADFFSRESWWNAIFGTTTIRQTGEAFTGAGYYGAWVIRDFWRAALNTVIVTISVTAISLTLGTLGGYALARSGRNYAFWILIAALVFRAMPHITLVSGYLLPFFQLNIWGVLPTSIIVLVAINQPFTLWMLHSFFLSIPKDLDESAMVDGCTRFQAFRMVIIPVMWPGVVTTALFSFLLGYNDFAVTAMLLSADNQTMVPKISSFLGSIQETGNVMYAVAAVVSATVPLFILVLFFQRQIVSGLTAGAVKG
- the hisD gene encoding histidinol dehydrogenase; this translates as MPTWLKRGKDVEERAEADRQVRATVEAILADIEKRGDAAIRELSLKFDKWERTDFRLSQQEIDACKAELTDQDLADIEFAQAQVRNFAQKQKDTMLDLSVETLPGVTLGHRHVPINAVGCYVPGGKYPLLASAHMSVLTAKVAGCPRVITCAPPFNGRPAPAIVAAQAMAGADEIYVLGGIQAIGAMAIGTESIEPVDMLVGPGNAFVAEAKRQLYGRVGIDLFAGPTETLVIADETVDGELCATDLLGQAEHGPTSPAILLTNSEKLARETMAEIERLLDILPTADMARKSWADYGEVIVCESYEEMLAEADRIASEHVQVMTDRDFWFRDNLTNFGALFLGPRTNVAYGDKVIGTNHTLPTMKAARYTGGLWVGKFLKTCTWQNVTSDAASAMIGEYGSRLSMLEGFVGHAEQANIRVRRYGGRNVPYGTAATPTRRNGQ
- a CDS encoding amidase; the protein is MARETAFEDRVRAALDEHGIAVSAVEEAGLLHLAAWMHDGVQRLDLAGQPPVDHQVLDLPISELGQRLRDGRLSAVALVRATLARIAARDPDILSFYRVLAETALREAEAADADLAAGIDRGPLHGIPVGIKDLIDVAGVPTTANAPGRADALAEQDAEVVRRLRAAGAIIMGKLATYEWATVGPDRRGLFPPARNPWNPEHITGGSSSGCAAAVAGGMLRITVGTDTGGSVRGPSFYCGTVGLKPTFGLVPTDGVLELAPSLDHIGPIAASTAEAALTLDVLAGLSGERSAMRRLGEPVSGLRIGYARDWFASDAQTMPAVRDAVDAAVSTLSGQGALVTEVALPDYPDVEVAVAAILHAESFRLHATALRDHPQAYGRRAFLSLAAGVALSGDEVDKARAAGRAFRAAVDDLLDQHDVLITVGALTTALPAAPFEKEAQWTPMRTIGFNVSGHPVLALPVGFHQGLPIGMQIVGRHHAEALVVQFGHAIEVATDFALQRPPGLR
- a CDS encoding ABC transporter substrate-binding protein, whose protein sequence is MKHILMLAVSTAALALGAGAAYAECGIEAGSVRILSNDFEALRTINAAAQECASDAVTVTANATAEHKEIQVPALTINPAEYTVAMVANNSIVPLLNDDLIRPLDDLVAKYGQDLQPSQLVKIDGKIMAIAFMGNGQHMFYRKDILEKAGVEPPKSYDDVLAAAAAIKEAGLMEYPLAASVKPGWDLAAEFVNDYLGTGAEFFAPGSAELTIDNENGLAVLKVMRDMTAYMDPDYLTYDATEIQKEYEAGKVAIMNEWGSLAGAVLDDEGAVDGVVENTVLAAAPTIAGGSIPAAALWWDGFTIAKNISDADAEASFQAMVHGISPDMMMANKDVATWLIAGYEPGPAAVGVIANANGGARPYPMQPYMGLLHTALSTELAEFMAGSEDAEQALADVKAAYDTAARGAGFLQ
- a CDS encoding carbohydrate ABC transporter permease, whose protein sequence is MPHKTFFAFILPSLIAMVLFIALPIVSVVVQSLYVSHEQILVEVENCQPFGGCTKELRVDSAATAALREDQPLGRFNGLGTYVNRAHLATSELGAILATQAGPGEKFAQILNLPFYKALIFTLVYCFVVTPLAMALGFAIALAVNALPKFTKGPIIFFSLLPMIITPLIGSLILYWMLSPNGVLGATIQHIFSDPTLSLRASPALTWGALLTYGVWTNAPFSFVVFYAGLQTVPGDTLESAMIDGASRWERVRYVIIPHLAPLATFVALVQLMDNFRVFEPIVGFSAEANATSLSWLIYNDLSGDSQQFGSAGATSVLTILGVVVLLSPVLVRTWREFKHKAV
- a CDS encoding ABC transporter ATP-binding protein, giving the protein MAQIRLKNVSKRWNNFIGVDNFNLDIADQEFLVLLGPSGCGKTTTMRMIAGLEEITEGEIWIGDRLVNKLEPKDRDISMVFQSYGLYPNMTVYENIRFPLKVRKVPQDQHDERVMKAARMVELEPFLDRRPAALSGGQRQRVALARAIVREPNAFLMDEPLSNLDAKLRVSTRAQIKNLHHALKTTTIYVTHDQIEAMTLADRVVVMNKGVVQQVGTPMEIYDRPANTFVASFIGSPAMNLVAGTISKGVFTSEGIRIEGLPQGVDGAVTLGFRAEDASLAETEGQIEAPIYTVELLGEATMLSMRVAGELVSIKVGKDYRAEIGDRARIAIPASACHLFDQASGTRIGA